The nucleotide window GGAATCGAACTGGATCAGGTCCGTGAAAGCCTGGTAGAAATAAGTACCTGTGACCTTTCCCCGCTTCCCGGCGAACGGGACATCCGTCCCCGCTTCGTAGGAAACCGTCTTCTCCGGCTTCAACGCCTGGTTGCCGACGAAAACATCCCGCTTCTCCGAGATCGTGGGCACGCGGAAACCTCGCCCGACGGCAGCCCGGATTCTCACGCCCCGCTTGCCGAATTCCCGGAATGCAGCAGCTTTCGGATTGAACTGCGTCCCCGCTTCCGAATTCCTGTCGAGCCGGGCGCCGAGGCTCAATCCCGCCCGCTTCGACGGCCGGAATTCCTGCTGGAGAAAGAGTGAACGATTGAAGGTCGACGCGACGAGATCGGTATCTCCGAAATTCGATCGGAAGGTGTCCGAGGCACGGTCCTTCTCGTACTCCACCCCCGCGAACGTCGTGGAAACGGGACCGGGGGAGAAGCGTCCCTGCAAGCGGAAATCCATCTTCCGCGTCCTGGTGGTGTCGTCGAACACGAAAGGGAAAAGCTCACCGGCATCCGCGGGATCCTCCTCGCGGAAAAATTCGTCGAAGATCATTCCGGAGGCCGAGAGAGTCAGCATTTTGGAGACTTCCGTCTCCCATCGGACTCCCGAAAGGAATCCTCGCCGGTCCAGCCTGTGGTTGACATCCCGCGGGTTCCCGAAGTCGATCGGGATCCCCTTTTCCTGGTCCGTTGAAAGGACGATTGCGTGCACGCGGCTGTTGCCACCCACCCTGGTCTCGCCGGTTCCCAGGAAGGAAACGAGGTTCGTGCCGTCATTGGGGAGTATGCCGTCGCTTCTCCATGCTCCCGTCCCGAGGTGAAAGTTTCCGTCCTTCCCCGCTCCTTGAGCGTTGGCGTTCCCTTGAACCGTGCCGAAGCTTCCTCCCGCGACGCCCAATCCGTATTGCCGCCCCGTTTCCCCTTTCCTCGGAATAAGGTTAACCACGCCACCCATGGCGCCGGAGCCGTACATGGCGCTCTGCGCGCCCCGGATCACTTCGATGCGCTCGAAATCGCCCGCCGGCAACGATCCGATGTCGAACGATCCCAACGTCGGGCTGTTGACGGGGAATCCGTCGATCATCACGAGTGTGTGCGCAGCCAGGCCTCCGCGGATCTTGATGTTCTCGCGGTTGCCGGGGGACCCGGTTCGTTGGACGTCGATGCCCGGGATCCCTCGGAGGACGTCACCCGCCACCTGGGGATTCTTCAATTCGATGTCCTCTCGCGTCACCACGCTCACCGCCGACGGCTGCTCGGAGACCCTCTGCTCGATGCGAGTCGCGGTGACCACGATCGGATCGAGCCGCGTCGCTTCGTCCGCCCGCGCGTTCGCCGGCATCCCGGCAGCCGCTGCGGCAAAGGCGATCGCCGCAGCCATTCCCTTCCACCTGCGTGCAGAGCCGAACCTTCCCATAGAGCCTTTCATTTCTCCTCCTCTCCCTCGAAGGGGATGTATTGAATTTGGGCGGCCCGGGTCTTCTGGCTTCCGGCGTCCTACTCCCTGCGCCTTCCCGGGAACGTTTCTCCCAGTGGCATGCCGCAGGTTTCGTTCCGGATACAGATGCGGGGCAGCGGCGGATTCTCACCGCCTTCTCCGGTTCCGATCCCCCCGGTCTCAAGCGGAGCATTTCCCCGCAGACCGGTACTGCAAACATGTTTATCTCCTTCGTAACGGAGTCACGCGGACCGCGCCGGTCGTGGGATTTCTGTCGCATGCCACTTCCATCCCGTACGCTTCCCGGATGTTCTCCGGCGTCAGGACATCTTCCGGTTTCCCCGACGCCATTACCCTGCCCGCGGACAGGAGGATGATCCTCTCCCCGTATTCCGCGCAGAGGGAAAGATCGTGCGAGGCGACCAGCGCCCCGATGCCGCACTTTTCTTTCAGGCTCGTCACGATTTCGTAGAAGTCGACCCGGTGGCGTATATCCAGGAAGGCCGTCGGCTCGTCAAGTAGCATCGCCTGGGCTCCCTGGCAGATCGCCCGCGCGACGGCGGCGCGCTGCCTTTCTCCCGCCGAGATCTCGCCGAGGCCGCGGGAGCGCAGCTCGATCAGCCCGCACATTTCAAGCGAGCGTTCCACCTGATCCCGGTCTTCCGCACCGACTCCGCCGAAAAAACCCTGGTGAGGGAAACGTCCGAGGGCGATGTACTCCTTCACGGACATGGGAAAGTCGACCGGCGGGTCCTGTCCAACCACCGACAGGAGCCGCGCCATTTCTCTCCTGCCGTAGGAAGACGGCGGACGTCCGAGCAAAGCCACCTCCCCCGCACCGGGGTGAAGGAGCCCGGAAAAAATATTGAGAAGCGTGCTCTTCCCTGCGCCGTTCGGCCCGATCAGTATCGCGACCTCGCCTTCCATCACTTCGAGGTCCAGTCCGGACAGGACTTCCCTGTCCCCGTACGCGAAACGTATCCCTCTCGCCGAAAGGAGCGCGGCGCTCACGGCTTCCCCCCGTTGCGGCGCAGCAGGTACAGGAAAAACGGCGCGCCGGATAACGCCGTAACGGCGCCAACCGGCAGTTCTCCAGACGGACTTACCGTCCGGGCAACGACATCCGCGAGGATCAGGAACGTCGCTCCCAGCAGAAACGCGGCGGGAACCAGCCGCCGGTGGCCGGACCCGACAAGGACCCTTGCCCCGTGCGGGACAATAAGCCCGACGAACCCGATCAAGCCCGATACGGCCACGACGCATCCCGCTAAAAGCGATGCCGTTACATAAGTTACGGCTTTAACCTTCTCCACCGGCAATCCGGCCTGGAACGCCGCGTCGTCCCCCAGGAGCATAAGGTCCAGCCCGCGCGAAAGCAGGAACATGACCGCTGTCCCGGCGGCGACGTAAGGGAGAAGAACCGCGACCCGGTGCGACGTCCCCATCCCGAGATCCCCCATGAGCCAGTAGACCGCCCCGGGGATCTTTCCCGGCGGAGCGAGCGCGACCATGAGCATGATGAGAGCGTTCAGGAATGCGCCCACGATCACTCCCATGAGGATCAGCCGCTCGCGCGAAACGCCGCTGCGGCGACGCGCAAGCAGGAATACGGCGGAGGCTGCAAGGGCGGCTCCCAGAAATGCGCAGAAGGGCAGCGGAAGAATGGCATCGCCGGTCAGAAGCAGCGCAGCCGTGAGCGCCCCTACCGCAGCCCCGGCCGATACCCCCAGGATGTAGGGATCGGCGAGCGGATTCCGCAGCAGGGCCTGGAAGGCCACGCCTGAGGATGAGAGCGCCCCTCCGACAAGAAGCCCCAGCAGAGCGCGCGGCAACCGCAGCGACAGCACGATCCGCTCCGCCGTTTCCGCAGAGGGATCCGCAGCGCTCCCGCCGAACAGTGCCTCGACAACCTGCCGCAGCGAAACGGGCGCGGGGCCTGCGGCCAGCGAAAGCGCCGTAGCGCCGAGCGCGGCGGCGCCCAGCAAGGCGATGACGGGACCGGTGCGCTTCATTTCTTTTTTGTCGCCCCTCCCGTGTCCGGTGGACCGGAATGCCGCTTCCTCCACTCATTGATCGCCCGCGCCACTTCTTCCAGGGCGGCCACCATGCGCGGGCCCGGCCGGGTGACCAGGTCGCCGTCGAGGGAGAGCACTTCGCCGTCCCGGAATGCGGGAATCTCCTTCCACCGCGTCACCTCGTCGGGGAACCTTTCCACTCCTTCCATCGCGGCGATGAAGATCAGGTCGGGACGCGCGGCAAAGAGGCTCTCGGTGGTAAGGCGCGGATACCTGCCCGCGAAAGCAGCGGCGGCGTTGCTGCCTCCGGAGAGGGCCAGGAGTTCGTCCATGAACGTCCCCTTCCCTGCCGCGATGATGGGGGAAGTAGATACAGCGAAAAGCACGCGCGGGGAAATGCCGCGCTTCCCGCGGGCGGCGGCCGCTGCCCGGTTTCGCAGCGCATCAGCCTCCCGCTTTCCCCGCCCCGGAACGCCAAGGAGCGCGCCTGTCCGCTCGACTGCCGCGTATATCCCTCCCAGGTCCTGCGGAGACAAGGCGAAGCAGGGGATCCCTATCTCCTCGAGTGCCCGGATCTTATCCTTCGGATTGCCGTCGGTGGTGCAGAGGACAAGATCCGGCCTTGCGGCGACGATTCTCTCCACGTCGGGATCGGCGATTCCCCCGATCTTCGGAAGCGACGCGGCCTGCGGCGGATAATTGCAATACCTGGTGACGCCGGCGAGTCTCCCTTCCTGTCCCAGGAGGAAGACGATCTCGGTCAGGCTCGGCGCGAGGGAGACGATGCGCTGCGGCGCAGCGCGGAGCCGAACGGCCACGCCGCGGTCGTCCTTTCTTTCCAGGGGGAACGCAGCGCGCGCCGCGCCGGCATGACACGCGTATGCCAGAAAAATGACGACGAAGATCGCAGCGGCCGTGCCGGCCGCCGTGTTTACCACCCACGCCTTGTCCTGTTTTCGCCCCAAAAGAAAACCCCCAGCCCCTTCTCCTTTGCAGGAGAGAGATTGGGGGAATAACACGCCCGACGCCCCGACCCTTCGCCCGCGAAAGGTTATCCGGGAAAATCCTGTCGGGCCGGTCTCCTGGCTTCCGGCTGCTAACCTACTTTCCGCGCCTTCCCGAGGTCTTAAGTCCCCCGGTGGCTTAGGCCCGTATCACTCACCAGGCCACTTGCGGATTTCGTCGCCGGTTACAGTTGCGGGGCAGCGATGGATTCGCACCATCTTCCCTTTTTGCCTGTCCTTAGGCGCCCGACTGGAACTTCCAGTATGTCGTTACATTCTGAATCGCGGGGAGACCGCAGTCAAGTCTGCATGTTGCAGAGTACCTGATACCGCCCCGCTACCCGGAGGGTTCGGCAGTTTGAGACCCCGCAGGAATTTTTTTATCGCACCTGGCGCATGGATATTCTTTTTCTTCAGCTTCCTCGGCGGATATAGGGTCCGAGAAACCCCTCCTCATCGCGATCTCCTCCGCCGCCGTCATGCAATCCCGGCAAACCGGGTCCTTGGCGATCCAGGCCCCCACCGGTGGCTTCGTACCCATCCCGGGCGCTATATGCAGCGGTTGCGTCCAATGCGGAACGTCCTTCGGCCCATTTTCTTTTTTCACCTTTTGGATCTCCCTTGTTTCGGATCCTCCGTCATCATTGTCCCTACCAGTCTTCCTTGAACGGAAGGATGGTGTCGTAATGCTTTTCGTAGTCTACGGGATTGTGAAGTTTTCCCCCTTTTTCACGGAGCAGGTCGTTGATGGCGTGATGGGCGTACGAGAGGGCCCGGTCCATGAATTTTACGGATTCGAAAGGTTCCGCATCCGGAGCCGCCACGGCCAGTTCCGCACGGGACAGATCGATGTTCTTCAGCGCCGCTCGGGCTTCCACGCGAATCGCCGCCTCCTTTACCATCGAGAGAAGACGGGCAATTCGCCCATAGGCATTCCTGACATCGAACACCTCCGCGTCCATCTTTCTCCATTTCCCGAAATAGATCTTGTCGTGAAGGGAGCATAATTCGGGATACGGGGTATCGGAATACGGACATTCGAGGGGAGCCTTGAAACCGGATTCCCGATATTCCCTTTGCTCATCGGTAAACACGAATTTGCATGCGGGGCAGCGGAGGGGGCGTTCCATGGCGCCGACCTTTCGGGTTGGGCCGACGCGAAGCGCCTCCTGGCCCATTCTCCTCATTCATCCCTTCTTCCTCTGCAGCTCTTCCTTGAATCTCCCCACGAACTCCGTCCTGAAATGATCG belongs to Deltaproteobacteria bacterium and includes:
- a CDS encoding TonB-dependent receptor, whose product is MKGSMGRFGSARRWKGMAAAIAFAAAAAGMPANARADEATRLDPIVVTATRIEQRVSEQPSAVSVVTREDIELKNPQVAGDVLRGIPGIDVQRTGSPGNRENIKIRGGLAAHTLVMIDGFPVNSPTLGSFDIGSLPAGDFERIEVIRGAQSAMYGSGAMGGVVNLIPRKGETGRQYGLGVAGGSFGTVQGNANAQGAGKDGNFHLGTGAWRSDGILPNDGTNLVSFLGTGETRVGGNSRVHAIVLSTDQEKGIPIDFGNPRDVNHRLDRRGFLSGVRWETEVSKMLTLSASGMIFDEFFREEDPADAGELFPFVFDDTTRTRKMDFRLQGRFSPGPVSTTFAGVEYEKDRASDTFRSNFGDTDLVASTFNRSLFLQQEFRPSKRAGLSLGARLDRNSEAGTQFNPKAAAFREFGKRGVRIRAAVGRGFRVPTISEKRDVFVGNQALKPEKTVSYEAGTDVPFAGKRGKVTGTYFYQAFTDLIQFDSSVPGPLGFGQLRNKGNSFSRGIESEVTFIFSPRVEAAFSYTWSDTWDGTSQKRIIGIPRHKAVTTLLLTPAPQFLARLDWQIESDQIDAPVNGTATRRPGYARVDAYARYRWAVQGAEIREIALTGKIQNLLDRTYQERIEFPAPRFNFIIGAEVKI
- a CDS encoding ABC transporter ATP-binding protein, encoding MSAALLSARGIRFAYGDREVLSGLDLEVMEGEVAILIGPNGAGKSTLLNIFSGLLHPGAGEVALLGRPPSSYGRREMARLLSVVGQDPPVDFPMSVKEYIALGRFPHQGFFGGVGAEDRDQVERSLEMCGLIELRSRGLGEISAGERQRAAVARAICQGAQAMLLDEPTAFLDIRHRVDFYEIVTSLKEKCGIGALVASHDLSLCAEYGERIILLSAGRVMASGKPEDVLTPENIREAYGMEVACDRNPTTGAVRVTPLRRR
- a CDS encoding iron ABC transporter permease, with amino-acid sequence MKRTGPVIALLGAAALGATALSLAAGPAPVSLRQVVEALFGGSAADPSAETAERIVLSLRLPRALLGLLVGGALSSSGVAFQALLRNPLADPYILGVSAGAAVGALTAALLLTGDAILPLPFCAFLGAALAASAVFLLARRRSGVSRERLILMGVIVGAFLNALIMLMVALAPPGKIPGAVYWLMGDLGMGTSHRVAVLLPYVAAGTAVMFLLSRGLDLMLLGDDAAFQAGLPVEKVKAVTYVTASLLAGCVVAVSGLIGFVGLIVPHGARVLVGSGHRRLVPAAFLLGATFLILADVVARTVSPSGELPVGAVTALSGAPFFLYLLRRNGGKP
- a CDS encoding ABC transporter substrate-binding protein, which gives rise to MGRKQDKAWVVNTAAGTAAAIFVVIFLAYACHAGAARAAFPLERKDDRGVAVRLRAAPQRIVSLAPSLTEIVFLLGQEGRLAGVTRYCNYPPQAASLPKIGGIADPDVERIVAARPDLVLCTTDGNPKDKIRALEEIGIPCFALSPQDLGGIYAAVERTGALLGVPGRGKREADALRNRAAAAARGKRGISPRVLFAVSTSPIIAAGKGTFMDELLALSGGSNAAAAFAGRYPRLTTESLFAARPDLIFIAAMEGVERFPDEVTRWKEIPAFRDGEVLSLDGDLVTRPGPRMVAALEEVARAINEWRKRHSGPPDTGGATKKK